From a region of the Spirochaetota bacterium genome:
- a CDS encoding Ig-like domain-containing protein produces the protein MKSASLLVSAIAVLLINCGNGIQTSSTTPLSYVGVDALIPLAVTGVSPDDGSTGISISTTITVTFNKNIDPLSINDSTFLVNGAAMGGYFSFGTNSVTFRPDVPLINLAAYTVTLTDGVTDSNGKTLASPFLWSFTTVDYDQVAAPSFSPIGGHYTTPQSVTLHTDTAGATIRYTTDGSDPVFFGTDTPNDTVISVPDTMLVRAYAYLAPLYDSAEASAQYVLAPTIGYVNPNSGPDTDSFYRISITGTNFKNSPSAPVVTLFDGSTTITAASVNYINSTAIDAYFDLTGYAAGNWSVTVTNSDTGSATLAGGFRIYTQTIGLISRWEFNGNTVDSGPGGNGGSINGAGISYSVDRLTPANPTGAIQNANATSYVQANTGGFPTGSANRTIMGWIYINAHHAANEYLFGYGDAAAFNAYMLLVEQFTKTLIFSEGSEYVIGTTYLQASRWYHVAVTNNGNTITLYVDGFKDGEGTFATLATTTAGNDMYFFKHPLSVTYFEGVLDDVRVYGRELSQAEIQSIIAENGFLNSPQNVYATKGVDPFYIDVTWDPVTNATGYDVLRSATLTGAYTAVNAVTITGTGYRDSSVTTDTIYYYKVVAKNGPITSPLSKANIGYAGATNVLTDNFETGAYSTDWTSVTGAGTTTYAVVNGSGYGGTWGLSVTEPTCPSGCGFGNQVIMTKNFATAASYVSVSLRFYRQIASGGEVRVYINNTNPSDDTGWIRFFNQTQPGGSWLLRYLIYFGEPGTINSVTIVYTDMNITSSPLLVDDIVIYYK, from the coding sequence ATGAAAAGCGCATCACTGCTGGTTTCGGCGATCGCGGTTTTGTTAATAAACTGTGGCAACGGGATACAAACCTCCTCGACAACTCCCCTTTCCTATGTTGGGGTGGATGCTTTAATACCCCTGGCCGTAACCGGCGTATCACCGGATGACGGCAGCACCGGCATTTCCATATCCACAACCATCACGGTCACCTTCAACAAGAATATCGATCCTCTCTCGATTAACGACTCCACATTTCTCGTCAATGGCGCGGCCATGGGCGGCTATTTCAGCTTCGGGACCAACAGCGTGACCTTCAGGCCAGACGTGCCCCTGATCAATCTTGCCGCTTACACAGTGACCCTTACGGATGGGGTGACTGATTCGAACGGAAAAACGCTGGCATCCCCTTTCCTGTGGAGCTTCACCACCGTTGATTATGACCAGGTGGCGGCGCCTTCCTTCAGTCCCATCGGCGGTCATTACACGACGCCACAATCGGTGACGCTACATACCGATACGGCCGGCGCCACAATCCGCTACACCACCGACGGATCGGACCCCGTGTTTTTCGGAACCGATACGCCCAATGATACCGTCATTTCCGTTCCTGATACGATGCTGGTCCGCGCCTACGCCTACCTGGCGCCCCTGTACGACTCCGCGGAAGCCTCCGCACAGTATGTGCTGGCGCCGACGATCGGATACGTCAATCCCAACAGCGGGCCCGATACGGACAGCTTTTACAGAATATCCATCACCGGGACGAATTTCAAGAACTCTCCCTCGGCGCCGGTCGTGACCTTGTTTGACGGCTCGACGACCATCACCGCGGCATCGGTGAATTATATCAACAGCACTGCCATCGACGCTTATTTTGACCTCACCGGCTATGCGGCTGGTAACTGGTCGGTGACGGTGACAAACAGCGATACCGGGTCCGCGACATTGGCAGGGGGGTTCAGGATTTATACCCAGACTATCGGCCTCATCAGCCGTTGGGAATTCAACGGCAATACCGTCGATTCTGGACCGGGTGGTAATGGCGGATCCATCAACGGCGCCGGCATATCCTATTCAGTGGATAGGCTTACCCCGGCTAACCCGACCGGTGCCATCCAGAATGCAAACGCAACGAGTTATGTGCAGGCGAACACCGGCGGATTCCCCACGGGGAGCGCCAACAGGACCATCATGGGATGGATTTATATCAACGCCCATCACGCCGCCAATGAATACCTGTTCGGGTACGGTGACGCCGCCGCTTTTAATGCATATATGCTCTTAGTAGAACAATTCACAAAGACGCTTATCTTCAGCGAGGGAAGCGAATATGTCATAGGGACCACGTACCTGCAGGCCAGCCGGTGGTACCACGTGGCGGTCACCAATAACGGAAATACGATCACGCTGTATGTTGACGGCTTCAAGGACGGCGAAGGAACCTTTGCAACCCTGGCGACCACCACCGCGGGGAACGATATGTACTTCTTCAAGCATCCTCTCTCGGTGACCTATTTCGAAGGTGTCCTGGACGACGTTCGAGTGTATGGACGGGAGCTCTCCCAGGCCGAGATCCAGAGCATCATTGCCGAAAACGGCTTTTTGAATTCTCCCCAGAACGTGTACGCCACGAAAGGGGTCGATCCCTTCTATATAGATGTCACCTGGGACCCGGTGACCAACGCCACCGGATATGACGTGTTGCGGTCGGCCACCCTGACGGGGGCCTATACGGCGGTCAATGCCGTCACCATCACCGGGACCGGATACCGGGACAGCAGCGTAACCACTGACACGATATATTATTACAAAGTGGTCGCCAAGAACGGCCCCATCACGAGCCCCTTGAGCAAGGCGAACATTGGGTACGCCGGCGCCACCAATGTTCTTACCGATAATTTTGAAACAGGAGCCTATTCCACTGACTGGACTTCCGTGACAGGCGCCGGTACGACAACCTACGCGGTGGTCAACGGCTCCGGTTACGGAGGCACCTGGGGTCTGTCGGTGACAGAGCCCACATGTCCCTCCGGATGCGGATTCGGCAACCAGGTCATTATGACAAAGAACTTTGCAACTGCCGCGTCCTATGTCAGCGTCAGCCTCCGGTTCTACCGGCAAATTGCGAGCGGCGGCGAGGTGCGTGTTTATATCAATAACACCAATCCATCCGATGACACCGGCTGGATCAGGTTTTTCAACCAGACCCAGCCTGGCGGGTCGTGGCTCCTCCGTTACTTGATTTATTTCGGGGAGCCGGGGACTATCAACAGCGTCACCATCGTGTATACCGATATGAACATAACGAGCTCGCCGCTTCTGGTGGATGATATCGTGATATACTACAAGTGA
- a CDS encoding peptidoglycan DD-metalloendopeptidase family protein, protein MRIESTSLPSWKYLLVSVLIFFQLLPWFPAYPDSKDGYYGKLKKSTEEKNFKSALGVARSAMGEYPDEEGFTVYAIWSLRELKQFDEAIALGRKAMKQWPDSKGIRENLAWALTICAGHIIENKLSRDPLPLAREGYNLHPAEGTMLWLGISLRHNREFAGAERVLKEGMAAYPYSAYFRPNLAWTYIEWGQRAREEKEADRALDLFAKAHGVDPANEGALLWHGIALREKKDFDGAMRLFIEGKKSFPGNRYFTENLRWTCVEWAARLTDNNEEEKARALLSRARAELPGDPFILQSLALTYFRRDHKKWESLSREALTLVPKEKLKALGTYQMPLKSGRIMIHQGNMEAITHLGIDAGYAWDFVLVRDDNSYGKTWEKKEDHLVFGQPVYAARDGIVDSVYDGSPDTEPGKNGPFEVNRIMIRHPDGELSYYAHLRKGSSVVKKGDTVRKGQQIALVGSSGRYVDFPHLHFQVMRDNLCVEARITGIEIFTGGAWRDKGPITPGKKELLRSTW, encoded by the coding sequence ATGAGAATCGAATCCACTTCATTACCATCGTGGAAATATCTTCTTGTAAGCGTCTTAATTTTTTTTCAGTTGCTGCCATGGTTCCCCGCCTATCCGGACAGCAAAGATGGCTATTATGGCAAATTAAAAAAATCGACTGAAGAAAAGAACTTCAAGTCCGCCCTGGGCGTCGCGCGGAGCGCCATGGGGGAATATCCCGATGAGGAAGGATTTACCGTGTACGCGATCTGGAGCCTCCGGGAGTTGAAACAGTTTGACGAGGCCATTGCCCTTGGCAGAAAGGCGATGAAGCAGTGGCCCGATTCAAAGGGCATACGGGAAAACCTGGCATGGGCGCTGACGATCTGCGCCGGCCATATCATCGAGAATAAACTGTCAAGGGACCCCCTGCCACTGGCCAGGGAGGGATACAACCTCCATCCAGCCGAGGGGACCATGCTCTGGCTGGGCATCAGCCTCAGGCATAACCGGGAGTTCGCCGGGGCCGAGCGTGTTTTGAAAGAAGGGATGGCCGCCTATCCCTACAGCGCCTATTTTAGACCGAACCTCGCCTGGACCTACATCGAATGGGGCCAGCGAGCCCGGGAAGAGAAAGAGGCGGACAGGGCCCTGGACCTGTTCGCAAAGGCCCATGGCGTTGATCCTGCCAACGAGGGGGCGCTTCTCTGGCATGGCATCGCCCTGCGGGAAAAGAAGGACTTTGACGGGGCGATGCGGCTTTTCATCGAAGGAAAAAAATCATTTCCCGGGAACCGCTACTTTACGGAAAACTTACGGTGGACCTGCGTTGAGTGGGCTGCCCGGCTCACGGACAACAACGAAGAGGAAAAGGCGCGGGCACTTCTGTCCCGGGCAAGGGCTGAGCTTCCCGGTGACCCCTTCATACTTCAGTCCTTGGCCCTGACCTATTTCCGCCGGGACCATAAAAAATGGGAAAGCCTCTCCCGGGAGGCTCTGACCCTGGTGCCGAAGGAAAAGCTGAAGGCCCTGGGGACGTACCAGATGCCGCTCAAGTCCGGGAGGATCATGATCCACCAGGGGAACATGGAGGCCATTACGCACCTGGGCATCGACGCCGGGTACGCCTGGGATTTCGTTCTGGTCAGGGATGACAATTCCTACGGGAAAACCTGGGAAAAGAAGGAGGACCATCTTGTCTTCGGCCAGCCGGTTTACGCGGCCCGGGATGGGATTGTGGACAGCGTCTATGACGGGAGTCCCGACACGGAGCCGGGCAAGAACGGTCCCTTTGAGGTCAACAGGATCATGATCCGCCATCCCGACGGCGAGCTGTCCTATTACGCCCATCTGAGGAAGGGATCGTCCGTCGTCAAGAAGGGCGACACCGTGAGAAAGGGGCAGCAGATCGCCCTGGTGGGCTCGTCGGGGCGGTACGTGGATTTTCCGCATCTTCATTTCCAGGTCATGCGTGACAACCTCTGCGTGGAGGCCCGCATAACCGGCATTGAAATTTTTACCGGCGGCGCATGGCGGGACAAGGGCCCCATCACCCCAGGGAAAAAGGAGCTGCTCCGGTCGACGTGGTAA
- a CDS encoding response regulator produces MVRSLFNYFMAPYRDKDFLLQQKALNLLILTLATLILIPIVIIYSVVLSGNRTPELLIPSVFAFFFNLFSLIIFRKGHFFLFAHSIVTMLNVLLWIIVFLDKSEPLARGDSIIYIYILLTFTPLIVLTRRRMIFFYYAANIAVFLIFVFFSDFRTTVSASAFNDYVSDITVGMFFSYFISFQIFNIHKKAVSKANEAAAKNRETNIILEKTVSMLSSIIESPPNIAIYSIDHHYNLTAFNNNFKNLVHRLYGTEAGINKNLRDLIGADVFSRAREHIEIAMEGKQLTIVQEIRRNDTVHFYEFMLNPIIDSNRSIAGLTVFMMEITERKKSEEALLKASKIESLGIFAGGIAHDFNNLLMAIMGGISLAKYDLDPGSPGFSILTDAENASLRARELTQQLLTFSRGGDPIKKVASISELIRSTSKFVLHGSNVKCTYRIADDLRNAYVDAGQIGQVIQNVVINARQAMPGGGELTILAENCREIPGESRERSDGYIRISVIDQGPGIPEDTIGKIFDPFFTTKTDGNGLGLAVSYSIVEKHGGRIKAGRGSTGGTSIDIYLPATGEEIDDISPKKRAPSTFKGLVLLMDDDDIVRETAMNMLLRLGLDVLVAKEGGETLEIYGRHMNSAAPVNLVILDLTVPGGMNGIETIVRLREMDPGVRALVSSGYSNDQIMANYSEYGFIDIITKPYRMKDIQEVLRKYLASS; encoded by the coding sequence ATGGTCAGGTCCCTATTTAACTATTTCATGGCTCCCTATCGGGACAAGGATTTTCTCCTTCAGCAGAAGGCGCTGAATCTTTTGATCCTTACCCTGGCGACCCTGATACTTATTCCGATCGTTATTATCTATTCCGTCGTTTTATCCGGCAACCGGACACCGGAGCTCCTCATTCCTTCGGTGTTCGCCTTCTTTTTCAATCTATTCTCGCTTATCATTTTCCGCAAAGGCCATTTTTTCCTGTTTGCCCATTCCATCGTCACCATGCTTAACGTCCTGCTCTGGATCATCGTCTTTCTTGACAAGTCGGAACCCCTGGCGCGGGGCGATTCCATCATTTATATTTACATCCTCCTCACCTTCACGCCCCTCATCGTGCTGACCAGGCGCCGCATGATCTTCTTCTATTACGCCGCGAACATAGCGGTGTTCCTGATTTTTGTTTTCTTCTCGGATTTCAGGACCACGGTGTCTGCATCCGCCTTCAATGACTATGTATCAGACATAACCGTCGGCATGTTCTTTTCCTATTTCATATCGTTCCAGATCTTCAACATCCATAAAAAGGCCGTGTCCAAAGCAAACGAGGCGGCGGCAAAGAACCGCGAGACCAATATCATCCTGGAAAAGACCGTTTCAATGCTCTCGTCCATCATTGAAAGCCCACCCAATATCGCGATCTATTCCATTGATCACCATTACAACCTGACCGCCTTCAATAACAACTTCAAAAATCTGGTCCACCGGCTTTATGGCACCGAGGCCGGCATCAACAAAAACCTGCGGGACCTGATCGGCGCCGACGTGTTCTCCCGGGCCAGGGAGCACATTGAAATAGCAATGGAGGGAAAACAGCTGACCATAGTCCAGGAAATACGCAGAAATGACACCGTCCATTTCTATGAATTCATGCTCAATCCCATCATCGACAGCAACCGGTCGATCGCGGGCCTGACGGTCTTCATGATGGAGATCACGGAGCGGAAGAAATCGGAAGAGGCCCTGCTCAAGGCGAGCAAGATCGAATCCCTGGGGATCTTCGCGGGGGGCATCGCCCACGATTTCAACAACCTCCTCATGGCCATCATGGGCGGCATTTCCCTTGCCAAGTACGATCTCGATCCCGGCAGCCCCGGTTTCTCCATACTCACGGACGCGGAAAATGCCTCGCTGCGTGCGAGGGAACTGACCCAGCAGCTCCTGACTTTCTCCAGGGGGGGCGATCCGATCAAGAAGGTGGCGTCGATATCGGAGCTCATCCGCTCCACGTCGAAATTCGTCCTCCACGGCTCCAACGTGAAATGCACCTACCGGATAGCCGATGACCTTCGCAACGCCTATGTCGACGCCGGCCAGATCGGCCAGGTCATTCAGAATGTCGTGATCAACGCGCGGCAGGCCATGCCCGGCGGGGGAGAACTGACTATCCTGGCGGAAAACTGCCGGGAAATACCGGGAGAGAGCCGGGAACGGTCCGACGGGTATATCCGCATCTCTGTCATCGACCAGGGACCGGGCATTCCCGAAGACACCATCGGAAAAATCTTCGATCCCTTTTTCACGACAAAAACCGACGGCAACGGGCTGGGCCTGGCCGTTTCCTATTCCATCGTGGAGAAACACGGCGGAAGGATAAAGGCCGGCCGCGGATCCACCGGCGGCACCAGCATAGACATATATCTCCCGGCCACCGGCGAGGAAATCGACGACATCAGCCCCAAGAAAAGAGCTCCGTCCACATTCAAAGGCCTGGTTCTCCTGATGGATGACGACGACATAGTGAGGGAAACGGCCATGAACATGCTGCTGCGCCTGGGCCTGGATGTTCTTGTCGCCAAAGAAGGGGGCGAGACCCTGGAGATTTACGGCCGCCACATGAACAGCGCCGCGCCGGTCAACCTGGTCATACTGGACCTTACCGTCCCCGGCGGAATGAACGGCATCGAGACGATCGTACGCCTCCGGGAGATGGACCCCGGCGTCAGGGCACTTGTCTCCAGCGGCTATTCCAACGACCAGATCATGGCGAACTATTCCGAGTACGGATTCATCGACATCATCACCAAGCCGTACCGGATGAAGGACATCCAGGAGGTCCTCAGGAAATACCTGGCAAGCTCCTGA
- a CDS encoding prolipoprotein diacylglyceryl transferase: protein MYPILFNYKFINIGSYGLMLGLAFYLAFLLTERELVIRGKDPELAYKLLLVIIPSAIVGAKIFHIFENMGEFLRDPKGMIFSGAGLSVYGGFILAFLLSMILIRKSKEGILEIFDITVPAMTLAYGVGRLGCHVSGDGCYGIATSTFLGTPYPNGIVPVTAAVFPTPLFESFFSFMLFILFMKLRKRDLPAGFIFFLYLILNGTARFLVEFIRLNPKVFLEMTQGQVIGILYVITGALGLFLVRKQAAKTA from the coding sequence ATGTATCCCATACTGTTCAACTATAAATTCATAAACATCGGCTCCTACGGCCTGATGCTCGGCCTGGCCTTCTACCTTGCCTTTCTTCTCACCGAGCGCGAGCTCGTAATCCGGGGAAAGGACCCGGAGCTGGCCTACAAGCTCCTCCTGGTAATCATCCCCAGCGCCATTGTCGGCGCCAAGATATTCCACATATTCGAAAACATGGGCGAATTCCTCCGCGATCCGAAGGGAATGATCTTCTCGGGAGCGGGCCTTTCCGTTTACGGCGGCTTCATCCTGGCCTTTCTCCTCTCCATGATCCTGATACGGAAAAGCAAGGAAGGCATCCTGGAAATATTCGATATAACGGTCCCGGCCATGACCCTGGCCTACGGCGTCGGCAGGCTGGGCTGCCACGTATCGGGCGACGGCTGCTACGGCATCGCCACCTCGACGTTCCTGGGCACGCCATACCCCAACGGCATCGTGCCGGTCACGGCCGCGGTCTTTCCCACGCCCCTGTTCGAGTCCTTCTTCTCCTTCATGCTGTTCATTCTTTTCATGAAGCTGCGCAAGCGCGATCTCCCGGCGGGGTTCATATTCTTCCTGTACCTCATCCTGAACGGGACAGCGCGGTTCCTGGTGGAGTTCATCAGGCTCAACCCGAAGGTCTTTCTGGAAATGACCCAGGGACAGGTAATCGGCATTCTTTACGTCATCACAGGCGCCCTGGGACTGTTCCTGGTGCGGAAGCAGGCCGCGAAAACGGCGTAA
- the rpmE gene encoding 50S ribosomal protein L31 — MKPNIHPEYKETVIKCACGNEIKTKSTSKDLHVEICSNCHPFYTGKQNIVDTAGRVEKFKKKYNIK; from the coding sequence ATGAAACCGAATATACATCCGGAATACAAAGAGACAGTCATCAAGTGCGCCTGCGGCAACGAGATCAAGACGAAATCGACGTCGAAGGATCTCCACGTCGAAATCTGCTCCAACTGTCATCCATTTTACACGGGGAAACAGAATATCGTCGATACCGCCGGCCGGGTCGAGAAGTTCAAGAAAAAATATAATATCAAGTAA
- the rho gene encoding transcription termination factor Rho translates to MARTTESAKSRNKTENQPSNGTEAVDAAAIQETEAPAAGSGNGKHSSETWLDLAELKTKKITDLVNIAKEMGIERIYGMKKQDLILEILKSQTEQKGLIFSSGVLEILADGYGFLRSTNYNYLPGPDDIYVSPSQIRLFGLKTGDTIAGQIRPPKDNERFYALLRIEAVNFENPEQLQKRVLFDNLTPLYPQERINLETETENVDMRIVNLITPIGKGQRALIVAPPRTGKTILLQKIANSITTNHPEIYLIVLLIDERPEEVTDMQRTVKGEVISSTFDEPASRHVQVTEMVLEKAKRLVEHKMDVVILLDSITRLARAYNQVVPTSGKILSGGVDSNALHRPKRFFGAARNIEEGGSLTILATALIDTGSRMDEVIFEEFKGTGNSELHLDRKLVDRRIFPAIDMSRSGTRKEELLLDTEELNKLWVLRKALSSMSATEAMELLVEKMKATKNNKAFFKAMNS, encoded by the coding sequence ATGGCACGAACTACGGAATCCGCGAAGTCCAGGAACAAGACCGAAAATCAACCGTCTAACGGGACTGAAGCCGTCGATGCGGCCGCAATACAGGAAACAGAGGCCCCTGCCGCCGGATCAGGCAACGGCAAGCACTCTTCGGAAACCTGGCTTGACCTGGCCGAGCTGAAGACAAAAAAGATAACCGACCTGGTCAACATCGCCAAGGAGATGGGCATCGAGCGGATTTATGGGATGAAAAAGCAGGACCTCATCCTGGAGATCCTCAAGTCCCAGACCGAGCAGAAAGGGCTTATTTTCTCGAGCGGCGTCCTGGAGATCCTGGCCGACGGGTACGGATTCCTGAGGTCGACCAACTACAACTACCTGCCCGGCCCGGACGACATCTACGTGTCGCCGTCGCAGATACGCCTCTTCGGCCTGAAGACCGGCGACACCATCGCGGGCCAGATCCGGCCGCCGAAGGACAACGAGCGATTTTACGCCCTCCTCAGGATCGAGGCGGTAAACTTCGAGAACCCGGAACAGCTGCAGAAGCGGGTCCTTTTCGACAACCTGACGCCTCTCTATCCGCAGGAGCGCATCAACCTCGAGACCGAAACCGAAAACGTGGATATGCGCATCGTCAACCTGATAACGCCCATAGGCAAAGGGCAGCGGGCCCTCATCGTGGCTCCTCCCCGCACCGGTAAAACCATACTGCTGCAGAAAATAGCCAATTCCATAACCACCAACCACCCGGAGATCTACCTCATCGTGCTCCTCATCGACGAGCGTCCTGAGGAGGTGACGGACATGCAGCGCACGGTCAAGGGCGAGGTCATATCCTCCACCTTCGACGAGCCGGCAAGCCGCCACGTCCAGGTCACCGAGATGGTGCTAGAAAAGGCCAAGCGCCTGGTGGAGCACAAGATGGACGTGGTGATACTCCTCGACTCCATCACCAGGCTCGCCCGGGCCTACAACCAGGTGGTGCCGACCAGCGGCAAGATCCTCTCCGGCGGGGTCGACTCCAACGCCCTGCACCGGCCCAAGCGCTTCTTCGGCGCCGCCCGGAACATCGAGGAGGGAGGGAGCCTCACCATCCTGGCGACGGCCCTCATCGATACCGGAAGCCGCATGGACGAGGTCATCTTCGAGGAATTCAAGGGAACCGGCAACAGCGAGCTGCACCTGGACCGCAAGCTGGTGGACCGGCGAATCTTCCCGGCCATCGACATGAGCAGGTCCGGCACCCGCAAGGAAGAATTATTGCTTGACACGGAAGAGCTAAATAAACTATGGGTTCTCAGGAAGGCCCTATCCTCAATGAGCGCCACGGAGGCGATGGAGCTCCTTGTCGAGAAGATGAAGGCGACGAAAAACAACAAGGCTTTCTTCAAGGCCATGAATTCTTAA